A stretch of the Flavobacterium sp. 5 genome encodes the following:
- a CDS encoding GNAT family N-acetyltransferase: MIIQPIQNEYEKQIVDLILNIQQNEFNVPITLEDQPDLLNIKNFYYQSGGCFLGAFIDGKLVGTIALVKFNKEAGAIRKMFVVKEYRGKQYNIGQQLLEKLIIYSKENGLKDLYLGTVSKLHAALRFYERNNFIRIHKEELPDDFPLMKPDNIFCQLQLNSKK, encoded by the coding sequence ATGATTATACAGCCTATCCAAAATGAATACGAGAAACAAATAGTAGATTTGATTTTAAACATTCAACAAAATGAATTTAATGTTCCTATAACTTTAGAAGATCAGCCAGATTTATTAAATATTAAAAATTTTTACTATCAATCAGGAGGTTGTTTTCTTGGTGCTTTTATAGACGGAAAATTAGTTGGCACAATAGCTTTGGTAAAATTTAATAAGGAAGCCGGAGCAATTCGAAAAATGTTTGTTGTAAAAGAATACAGAGGCAAACAATATAACATAGGACAACAGTTATTAGAAAAATTAATAATATACAGCAAAGAAAACGGGTTAAAAGATTTATATTTGGGTACCGTTTCTAAATTACATGCTGCATTACGATTTTATGAAAGAAATAATTTCATAAGAATTCATAAGGAAGAACTCCCAGATGATTTTCCTTTAATGAAGCCCGACAATATATTCTGCCAATTACAACTAAATTCAAAAAAATGA
- a CDS encoding SDR family NAD(P)-dependent oxidoreductase — MKSVLITGANRSIGLETAKQLSEKGLFVYIGSRDLKKGEEVVKELNEKGYKNIKAIQIDINDSNSVLEAKNIVEKEQGKLDILINNAGVIGVLPQNPSSTSIDDIQKTFDTNFFGAIRVTQTFLDLLKKSDSPRISNITSGLGSLTLHSDPTWKYNAIKGICYVPSKAALNAFTITLAYELRELPFKVNSIDPGYTATDFNHFSGPGTVESAASFIIKHTLTDESAPTGKFFSNDIEDESEESPW, encoded by the coding sequence ATGAAATCAGTATTAATTACAGGCGCAAATAGAAGCATAGGTTTAGAAACTGCAAAACAGCTTTCAGAGAAAGGATTGTTTGTTTATATCGGAAGCCGCGATCTCAAAAAAGGAGAGGAAGTTGTAAAAGAATTAAATGAAAAAGGATATAAAAATATTAAAGCTATTCAAATTGACATTAATGATTCAAATAGCGTTTTAGAAGCAAAAAACATTGTTGAAAAAGAGCAGGGCAAATTGGATATTTTGATTAACAACGCTGGAGTAATTGGTGTTTTACCACAAAATCCTTCGTCGACTTCTATAGATGATATTCAGAAAACATTTGACACAAATTTCTTTGGAGCGATTAGAGTTACACAAACGTTTCTTGATTTGCTTAAAAAATCAGATAGTCCGAGAATTAGCAATATTACTTCTGGTCTTGGTTCGCTCACTCTACACAGTGATCCAACTTGGAAATATAACGCTATAAAAGGGATTTGTTATGTGCCATCTAAAGCTGCCTTAAATGCCTTTACCATTACTTTAGCATATGAACTTAGAGAACTTCCATTTAAAGTAAATTCAATAGATCCTGGTTATACAGCAACCGATTTCAACCACTTTAGTGGCCCCGGAACTGTAGAAAGTGCGGCGAGTTTTATCATTAAGCATACACTAACAGACGAGAGCGCACCAACGGGGAAATTCTTTAGCAATGATATTGAAGATGAAAGCGAAGAAAGCCCTTGGTAA
- a CDS encoding Crp/Fnr family transcriptional regulator: MKELVEYILQFGNLNQQQIELISKKAREIEFNKDEYFSEAGKIPTQVGFILEGIMRVCYYNNKGEEITKYFIDENNLVVDLESFNNSVCSSAYVQAATDCKLIVFSKPDWEELLNTIVGWDTIVHKIIARALIQKVDRRSPLVSEDATTRYLSFIEKFPKVVNRIPLSYLASYLGITQSSLSRIRKNIR; the protein is encoded by the coding sequence ATGAAAGAATTAGTAGAATATATATTGCAGTTTGGTAACTTAAATCAGCAACAAATTGAGCTGATTTCAAAGAAAGCTAGAGAAATTGAGTTTAATAAAGATGAATATTTTTCTGAAGCTGGTAAAATTCCGACCCAAGTTGGTTTTATTTTAGAGGGAATCATGAGAGTTTGCTATTACAACAACAAAGGAGAAGAAATCACAAAATACTTCATCGACGAAAATAATCTTGTCGTAGATTTAGAGAGTTTTAATAATAGTGTTTGTTCTTCAGCGTATGTTCAAGCCGCTACTGATTGTAAACTTATAGTATTCTCGAAACCAGATTGGGAAGAACTTTTGAATACTATTGTGGGCTGGGACACAATAGTACACAAAATTATTGCAAGAGCATTGATACAAAAAGTAGACAGAAGAAGTCCACTGGTTTCTGAAGACGCTACAACACGCTATTTATCATTTATTGAAAAATTTCCTAAAGTTGTCAATCGCATTCCACTTTCGTATTTAGCTTCTTATCTCGGAATCACACAATCTTCTTTAAGCAGAATTAGAAAAAACATACGCTAA
- a CDS encoding glycoside hydrolase family 26 protein, whose amino-acid sequence MKKYYISIFLCGILSLSVACSSDNVDQKTKPVTVVDPPVVTDGLTTQNAKTYMVDPNATAETVALFYNLKMLAKTKFAIGQQDAFNGFYNNGSNTESDIKKISGHDPALLGSDFMFITDKNNNGKADNWFYQQEVIITDDIKEAYSKGMINTISWHLREPNKEDSFYAADMTAEQKAKAFKSILSGGSNYDWYKKKLDKIASVLLNLKGSKGELIPIIFRPFHEFDGSWFWWGADFCTTEEYKAAYQFTVTYLRDTKGVHNILYAFSPDNSYTTSANYLSRYPGDTYVDVLGIDNYGDFKNQGQNGADKANAKLKMISDLAITKVKIAAMTETGYQVTSSNSPISNWFSTFLYGALTSNSIEVSYVMFWNNTTDGYYVPTSTESNSADFKDFATKPKATLVNSLPKMYELPK is encoded by the coding sequence ATGAAAAAATATTATATCTCTATATTTCTATGTGGAATATTGTCTTTATCAGTAGCATGTTCTAGTGATAACGTAGATCAGAAAACCAAACCTGTCACAGTTGTTGATCCACCTGTAGTTACTGATGGTTTGACTACACAAAATGCAAAAACCTATATGGTTGACCCTAATGCTACTGCAGAAACGGTTGCTTTATTTTATAACTTAAAAATGTTAGCAAAGACCAAATTTGCAATTGGTCAGCAAGATGCTTTTAATGGATTTTATAATAATGGATCTAATACAGAATCAGATATAAAAAAAATATCAGGACATGATCCTGCTCTTTTAGGATCTGACTTTATGTTTATCACCGATAAGAATAATAATGGAAAAGCTGACAATTGGTTTTATCAACAAGAAGTGATTATTACCGATGATATCAAGGAGGCATACAGCAAAGGCATGATTAATACCATATCTTGGCATTTAAGAGAACCCAATAAGGAAGATAGTTTTTATGCCGCAGACATGACAGCAGAACAAAAGGCTAAAGCATTCAAGAGCATTCTATCAGGTGGCTCAAATTATGATTGGTATAAGAAAAAGCTAGACAAAATAGCCAGTGTATTATTGAATTTAAAGGGTTCAAAAGGTGAATTAATTCCAATTATTTTTAGACCTTTCCATGAATTTGATGGAAGTTGGTTTTGGTGGGGCGCAGATTTTTGTACTACAGAAGAATATAAAGCTGCATATCAATTTACAGTAACCTATTTAAGAGATACAAAAGGTGTTCACAATATTTTATATGCGTTTTCTCCTGACAATTCTTACACTACATCGGCTAATTATTTGAGTCGATATCCGGGCGATACTTATGTGGATGTGTTAGGAATAGATAATTATGGTGACTTTAAGAATCAAGGACAAAATGGAGCAGATAAAGCTAATGCAAAACTAAAGATGATCTCTGATTTAGCAATAACGAAAGTAAAAATTGCAGCTATGACTGAAACAGGTTATCAAGTTACGAGCTCTAATTCACCAATTTCTAATTGGTTTTCAACCTTTTTGTATGGTGCTTTGACTTCAAATAGTATTGAAGTGAGCTACGTTATGTTTTGGAATAACACCACAGATGGTTACTATGTACCAACATCAACGGAATCTAACTCTGCCGATTTTAAAGATTTTGCAACAAAACCTAAGGCTACGTTAGTGAATAGTTTACCAAAAATGTATGAATTGCCGAAGTAA
- a CDS encoding AGE family epimerase/isomerase, with the protein MNSNLKNLKIELKLELQSILSYWMENTSDEKNGGFVGQIDYNNNIIVEAEKGSVLNARLLWTFSAAYHISKNEEHLNTAKRAFEYISAHFYDAEYGGIFWSISPNGAPKDTKNQIYALAFVIYGLSEYYSITHDEKSLQLAISLYNKIQKYSYDSENGGYLEAFTRDWQPIDDLRLSEKDANEKKTMNTHLHIVEGYANLYKVWKDESLRKVIIELLETIEKYFINTETGHLRLFFDENWVEKKDVISYGHDIEAAWLLLQCAEIAEEEKLIANYKKYALQIAEVTKEGIDNDGGLWYEYDPETNELMAEKHWWPQAELMIGYYTAWQLSEKQEYLDILFKNWNFTQKHIIDKENGEWFWGVLSDYSKMDKDKAGFWKCPYHNCRACIELINRIGS; encoded by the coding sequence GTGAATTCAAATTTAAAAAATCTAAAAATAGAACTAAAGCTTGAACTTCAAAGTATCCTTTCCTATTGGATGGAAAACACTAGTGATGAGAAAAATGGCGGTTTTGTTGGTCAAATAGATTACAATAATAATATAATTGTTGAAGCTGAGAAAGGGTCAGTATTAAATGCACGATTATTATGGACTTTTTCTGCGGCCTATCATATTTCGAAAAATGAAGAGCATTTAAACACAGCAAAACGTGCTTTTGAATATATATCAGCCCATTTTTATGATGCTGAATATGGCGGTATATTTTGGAGTATTTCCCCCAATGGTGCTCCAAAAGATACTAAAAATCAAATTTATGCTCTAGCTTTTGTTATTTATGGATTAAGCGAATACTATTCGATTACTCATGATGAAAAATCATTACAGCTTGCTATTTCTCTATATAATAAAATTCAAAAATATAGTTATGATTCGGAAAATGGGGGTTATCTCGAAGCTTTTACCCGTGATTGGCAACCAATTGATGATTTACGCTTAAGCGAAAAAGATGCCAACGAAAAGAAAACCATGAATACCCATTTGCATATTGTTGAAGGTTATGCGAATTTATACAAAGTTTGGAAAGATGAATCCTTACGAAAAGTCATTATTGAATTATTAGAAACTATCGAAAAATACTTTATCAATACTGAAACAGGACATTTACGATTATTTTTTGATGAAAATTGGGTAGAAAAGAAAGATGTTATCTCTTACGGACATGATATTGAAGCGGCTTGGCTATTATTACAATGTGCCGAAATTGCAGAAGAAGAAAAACTAATAGCTAACTATAAAAAATATGCCCTTCAAATTGCCGAAGTGACTAAAGAAGGAATAGATAACGATGGCGGTTTATGGTACGAATACGATCCTGAAACCAATGAATTAATGGCCGAAAAACATTGGTGGCCACAAGCCGAATTAATGATTGGATATTATACAGCTTGGCAACTTTCCGAAAAACAAGAATATTTAGACATTCTTTTTAAAAACTGGAATTTCACTCAAAAACATATCATTGATAAAGAAAATGGCGAATGGTTTTGGGGTGTCCTTAGCGATTATTCAAAAATGGATAAGGACAAAGCTGGCTTTTGGAAATGCCCATATCATAATTGTAGAGCTTGTATAGAATTAATCAATAGAATAGGTAGCTAG
- a CDS encoding glycosidase, whose amino-acid sequence MNTTAQLPDLKELKTGIQKQFNILLQTKNEPQGGIGNGIYSRYKNPIITAAHAPLEWRFDFNPETNPLFLERIAINATFNAGAIKWNDSYVLVVRVEGADRKSFFAVAESPNGVDNFKFWEKPCVIPQTEEPDTNVYDMRLINHEDGWVYGIFCTERKDKSAPKGDTSTAVANAGIVRTKDLINWERLPDLISNTGQQRNVVLHPEFVDGKYALYTRPQDGFIDVGNGGGIGLGYVEDMTNPIVKDEKIIYGKQYHTVYELKNGLGPAPIKTEKGWLHLAHGVRNTAAGLRYTLYMFMTDLNDITKVTHVPAGHFMAPEGIERVGDVSNVLFSNGWIEDKDGTVYIYYASSDTRMHVAVSSVAQLVDYVTNTPEDTLTSAGSVNTIIEQVNKNKEIA is encoded by the coding sequence ATGAACACAACTGCACAACTACCAGATTTAAAAGAATTAAAAACTGGGATTCAAAAACAATTTAACATATTATTACAAACCAAAAATGAACCTCAAGGGGGTATTGGGAATGGTATATACTCTCGTTATAAAAACCCAATTATAACAGCAGCGCATGCGCCACTTGAATGGAGATTTGATTTTAATCCAGAAACAAATCCTTTATTTTTAGAAAGAATTGCTATAAATGCAACATTTAATGCTGGAGCTATAAAATGGAATGATTCATACGTTCTTGTAGTACGTGTTGAAGGGGCTGATAGAAAGTCTTTCTTTGCAGTTGCCGAGAGTCCAAATGGTGTTGATAATTTCAAATTCTGGGAAAAACCATGTGTGATACCTCAAACGGAAGAACCAGATACCAATGTATATGATATGCGTTTAATAAACCATGAAGACGGATGGGTTTATGGTATTTTTTGTACCGAAAGAAAAGACAAATCTGCTCCCAAAGGAGATACTAGTACTGCTGTTGCTAATGCAGGGATTGTTCGTACAAAAGATTTAATTAATTGGGAAAGATTACCCGATTTGATTTCGAATACAGGACAACAACGTAACGTAGTATTACATCCAGAATTTGTTGATGGAAAATATGCTTTATACACGCGTCCACAAGATGGTTTTATTGATGTAGGAAATGGTGGTGGAATAGGACTTGGTTATGTAGAAGACATGACTAATCCAATAGTAAAAGACGAAAAAATCATATACGGTAAACAATATCATACCGTTTATGAATTAAAAAATGGACTTGGACCAGCTCCTATCAAAACGGAAAAAGGTTGGTTACATTTAGCACATGGTGTTCGTAATACTGCTGCAGGTTTGCGTTATACTTTATATATGTTTATGACTGATTTGAATGATATTACAAAAGTAACTCATGTTCCAGCAGGCCACTTTATGGCTCCAGAAGGTATCGAAAGAGTTGGTGACGTATCTAACGTTTTATTCTCTAATGGATGGATTGAGGATAAAGACGGTACAGTTTATATCTATTATGCTTCTTCAGATACCAGAATGCACGTAGCGGTTTCTTCTGTTGCTCAATTAGTGGATTACGTAACTAATACTCCCGAAGATACTTTGACATCTGCAGGTTCTGTAAATACAATTATCGAACAAGTTAATAAAAACAAAGAAATAGCATAA